GAACCTCGTGGCGCTGGCCGTCAACGAGGAAAACGCCTCCGGGGGCCGCGTGGTCACCGCACCCACCAACGGTGCGGCCGGCATCATTCCCGCCGTCATGTTCTATGCCACGCACTACGGCCCGGGCATGGACACCGCCACGCAGGAGCAGAAGGACGACGTCGTCGTGCGCTTCCTGCTCACGGCCGGCGCCGTGGGGGTCCTGTACAAGGAGCAGGCCTCCATCTCCGGTGCGGAGGTGGGCTGCCAGGGCGAGGTGGGATCAGCGTCCTCGATGGCCGCCGCCGGGCTGGCTGAAATCCTGGGCGGCACGCCTGAGCAGGTGGAAAACGCCGCCGAAATCGCCATGGAACACAACCTGGGCCTGACCTGCGATCCGATCGGCGGCCTGGTGCAGGTGCCCTGCATCGAACGCAACGCCATCGGCGCCGCCAAAGCCGTCAACGCCGCCAAAATGGCGCTGTGGGGCGACGGCGACCACCGTGTTTCGCTGGATGAGGTCATTGTGACCATGCGGGAAACCGGCCGCGACATGAGTTCCAAGTACAAGGAAACCGCGCTCGGCGGCCTCGCCGTGAACGTGGTGGAGTGCTGACTTTCGGCACCGGGACGGGTTGAGCCGGAATCGCTCCTTTGATAGACAGTAAGTGCCCTTAGCAAAGGCACCTGCTGTTTCTGTCTTCCGATGCCGGCGAGTCCGGCCGCAACTTACGGAAAGGATGCGTCATGCCCAAGACCGGCAAGAATGATTCCGCCAAGAAGAGTGAACTGCCCTCAACGCTGCAGCGGTCCGGGAAGTTGGCCCAGGATACCTTCGCGAAGACCTACGATTCTGCCGTTGAGGAGTACGGCGACGGGGAACGCGCGGCCCGGACGGCCTACGCCGCCCTGAAGCACACGCATGAAAAGGTGGGCGATCACTGGGAGCCCAAGGAAGAATCCGGGCCCTCCGATGCCAAGGCGGCAGGGGGCCGGAACTCTTCCGGGGACACGGCCGGCGGAGTGGATGCCAATGCCTCCAAGGAGCACCTGTATGAGGTCGCATCAAAGCTGGACATCTCCGGACGCTCCACCATGAACAAGGACGAACTGGTGAAGGCCATCCAAAAGGCCAACGAGAAGGAAACCCGCAAAGCCCGCGAAGGCTAGGCCTGCGCCGGACTCCCTGCCCGGATGGTCTCCGCTACTTCCCCGCTACTTCACCGCGCCCATCGACAGGCCGCGCACCAGCTGCTTCTGGGCCACCCATCCCGCGATCACCACCGGCAGCGATGCGAGGACCGAGGCCGCTGACAGCTGGGCCAGGTACAGGCCCTCGCTGGTCATTTGCGAGACCAGGAACACCGGCACCGTGGCGGACCGTGCGGCCGTGAGGTTCAGGGCGAAGAAGAATTCGTTCCAGGCGAAGATGACGCAGATCAGGGCTGTGGCGGCCAGGCCGGGGGCGACCATGGGCATCAGCACCCGCCACAGGGTTTTCAGCAGGCCTGCGCCGTCCATCTGTGCCGCTTCCAGCACCTCTCCGGGCACCTCCTGGAAGAAGGAGCGCATCATCCACACGGCGATGGGCAGGTTCATGGAGGTGTAAAGGACCACCAGGGTCCAAATGTTGTCCAGGACTTTCAGCTGGCCCGCAATGACGTAGATGGGCATGATGACGGCGACGACGGGGAGCATGCGGGTGGAAATGAAGAAGAACAGCACGTCCTGCGTCTTTTTGACCGGCCGGATGCTGAGGGCGTAGGAGGCCGGCACCGCCATGATCACCACCAGGATCGTGGAAACGCCGGTGGCGATCATCGAGTTCACGAAGTATGAACCCGCCCCCGCGTCCAGCACGGCCCGATACTGGTCCAGGGTGGGGGAGAAAAAGAACGTGGGAGGATTCGACGCCGCCGCAGACTCCTGCTTGAACGATGTGAGCACCATCCACAGCACCGGGGAGAAGAACCCGATGGCGATGATCCAGGTCAGTGCCGTCAGCAGTGACCCGCCGGTCCGGGACCGACCGCGGCGTGCCGGCACCGGTGATTTGCTTGCGGGAGGGGTGCTTCCGGTGGAAGCCGATTCTGTCTGCGTGGCCACGGCTAGTCCTTTACGTCGAAGCTGCGGAAGATCAGGCGGAGGGCGAAGGTGGCCACGATGATCGTGGCAATAACCACCACTACGCCCATGGCGGCGGCCTGCCCGATGTCGAAGCCCAGGAACGCCCGCTGGTAGATGTAGAAGGGCAGGTTGGCGCTGGCCGTGCCGGGACCGCCCGCCGTCATGAGGTAGATCTGGTCGAAGGTGTTCACCACGTAAATGGCGCCGAGCAGGATGCCCAGTTCAATGTAGCGGCGCAGCTGCGGAAGGGTGACGGAGATGAACGTCCGCCACCAGCCGGCGCCGTCCACCTGGGCCGCTTCCAGCACATCCTTGGGTTGGGCCTGCAGGCCGGCCAGGACCAGCAGCATCATGAACGGCGTCCACTGCCACACCAGGGACATCAGGATGGAGGCAATCGGGTGGGTGGACGTCCAGTCCACCGGCGAAATGCCCACCAGTCCAATCAGCCAGTTCAGCAGGCCGTAGCTGGGGTTCAGGATGGACACGGACCACAGCAGGGAACCGGCCACCGGCATGATCAGGAACGGAGTGATGAGCAGGGTCCGGACCACGCCGCGCCCGGCAAAGGACCGGTCCAGCAGCAGGGCAAAGACAATCCCGAGGAGCATGGCGAAAAAGACGCAGCCCAGCGTGAAGATCACGCTGTTCAGCGCGGCCTGCCGGAAGGTGGAATCAGCGAAGATCTCCACGTAGTTGCCCAGCCCCACAAACCTGTCGCCCTCGGGGTTGAGCAGGTTCCAGTTCTGCAGGGAATACCAAATGGTGAACAGGAAGGGCACCTGGGTCACTATCAGGGTGAAGACCAGAGCCGGCAGCAGTGGTCCCCGCCGCCGCCAGCCCTCTGCGCGGGAGATGCCCCGGGACTGGCGCTGTTCGGCGCCGCGGCGCACCTTCTGGTGGTGCTTGTCTACCAGGCTGGTCATTGGTTTTCTCCTGACTGGTAGCTTTCCGCGACGGTTTCGGCGTAGCGCTGCGATTGTTCCAGTGCTTCGGCCACTGTTTTTTGTCCGGCAATGGCGGCGGATATCTGCTGCGCCACCCGGGTGCCGAGGTCCTGGAACTCGGGGATCCCGACAAACTGCAGGCCGGGGTACGGAACTCCGCCCACCATGCTGGTTTCCTGGGATGCACCGGCCATGGCCGACAGCGTGGGTTCGGCGTAGTTTTCCGCCACTTCGGCATATTCGGGAATCTCATAGGTGGACAGCCGGCTGCCCGGCGGGACACGTTCCCAACTGATTTCCTCGCCCACCAGCTTGATGTAGTCCTTGTTGGTCATCCAAGAGATGAAGTCCCAGGCGGCATCCTTCTTCTGGCTCGTTTCGGGAATCGCCAGCGACCAGCTGTACAGCCAGCCGGAGGATTCCGTTTCCTCCACCGGGGCCTGGGCGTAACCGGTTTTTCCCACCACCAGCGATGATGCGGGGTCCTCCACTGAGGAGACCATGGAGGTTGCGTCGTACCACATGGCCGCGGTGCCCTGGCTGTACTGGGTCAGGCAGTCGCCGAATCCGCTGGTGGCCGCCCCCGGCTGGCCTGACGTGCGGACCAGGTCCACGTAATCGGTCACGGCGGCCTCCACCTCCGGCGAATCCAGCGTGGCGTTCCAGTCCTCATCAAACCAGCCTCCGCCGTAGGTGTTCATCATGGTGCTCAGCGGTGCCATCACCTCGCCCCAGCCGGCCAAGCCCCGCAGGCAGATGCCGGAGAAGCCGTTGTCCGGGTCATGCAGCCGCTCCGCGAAATTTGCCACATCCTCCCAGGTGGGCCGCTCAGGCATCACCAGGCCCTCCGCCTCGAAAATATCCTCGCGGTAGGCGAGGAAGGAGGATTCGCCGTAGAACGGAACGGAATACAGGTCCCCCTCGTAGCTCAGGGCCTCACGGATGTTGGGAACAAAGTCATCCGGATCGTAGCCTTCGGTGGAGTCGGCGTACTCCTGCAGGTTGGTGATCCACCCGTTTTCGGCCCACATGGGCGTCTCATAGTTGGAGATCATGACGACGTCGAACTCGCCGCCGCCCGTGGCCACGGACGCCGTGATCTTGGCCCTGGCCTCGTTCTCCGGCAGGGAGACAAAGCGGGCGTCAACGTCGGGATACTGCTCGCGGAAATTATCCTCGAGGGAAATGGCGTCAGTCATCTGCGGGTTGGAAACGATGGCCACCACTATTTCCTCGGGCCCCGCCGCGCTGTCGCCGCCGCACCCGGAGAGTGCAAGGGCAAGCGCCGCCACTGAGGCTGCCGCGGCTTTGCGGCCGGCCCGTCGAGTGCGGACCGAGCCGCTGCGTCCAAGTCTCATACGTCACCCTTGCTCATGTGAGAACTGCCTTGCGCTCATTTGTGGAGTAACTGTAAGCAGATAGACTCAAATGAGCAAACCGTAAACGTCTTAATCGAGAAGGGTCAGGGTCAGGTCATCGCTGCGACAGACTGGTCCCACGAGGAACTCCTGGCCCGGATTGGCCGGGATTATTACCTCTTGCACCACTCCAAGGTGGAGATTGCCCGCGCCTACGGAATTTCACGATTCCAGGTGGCGCGGCACTTGGAAGAGGCCCTGGCCCTGGGCATTGTGCACATTGATGTGCACTTTCCCGCTCCGGGTTCGGGGGTCGAGCCGGGCCGGCTGGCGGACATCCTCGGCGTCGAACACGTCAGAATCACTCCCACCGGCGCTGATGACCTGACTACCCGTGAAGCCATGGCCCACAGGGCTGCCGCGGAACTGATGGCAGTGGCATTCCCCAATGCCACGCTCGGTATTTCCTGGTCCCGCACCCTGGATCTCGCGGCCCGGCACGTGACGGACCTGCCTCCGTCCAACATCGTCCAGCTGGCCGGGGCGCTTCCGGTTCCCGGAAGCGGCAACTCCCTGGAGCTCATTCAGAGCCTGGGCAGGCACCCCGGGGTTAAGACATGGCCGCTGTGGGCTCCGCTGGTCGTGGAGAATGCTGACACTGCGGAGAGCCTGCGCCGGCAGCCGGAAATCGCGGACACGCTGGGCCGCGCAGACGGGCTGGACGCCGCCGTCGTTGCCGTAGGTGCATGGATGCCCGGACTGTCGACGGTCTGGAACAGGGTGGATAACCGGCTGCGGCTGCAGGCTGCCCGGGCCGGCGCCGTCGCCGAATGTTCCGGCCGGCTGCTCGACGCGGCCGGGCAGCCCGTCAACTCCGAACTGGAGGACCGTGTCCTGGCGGTAACGGTGTCCCAGCTGCAGCACACGCCCAAGGTGGTGGCCGTGGCCCAGGGCGCCGCCCGCGCTGACGCCGTCCGCGCGGTGCTGAAGGCCGGGTTCGTCACCACTCTGCTGGTGGACGAGGAGCTGGCGGCCGCACTGTCCGGCGAGGCCGGGACGGTCTAGCGGCCCGCGCGAACCTGCGGCGGCCTACCGGTCCGGGTCCGTGGCCCAGTCCGTGTCCGTGGCCGGGTCCGTGACCAGGGACTGGACGGTGGCCCGGGCGCCGTCGTCGTGCAGGGTGTCCAGCGCGCCCGTGTAGGCGCGGACAAAGCGGTCATTGGAAGCCAAGTCGCCGAACAGCTCCCGGTTGGAGACAAAGGCCAGCGGCTCTTCCCGGTTGTGCGCGGCTGCCGCCATCAGGGGCTCCCGCAGCCGGTCCACAACAGTGATGGGTTCGCCCTGCTCATCGATGCCTTCGGCATACCGGGCCCAGCTCGCAACGATGGCGGCGGAGCGGTGGATCTCGCCGCCGGCAGCCAGGTTCTCGCGGATCACCGGCAGCAGCCACTTGGGAATCCGGTCCGAGCTCTCGGCGCACAGCCGGGCGAGCGTGTCACGGACGTATTCGTTGGAGAACCGCTCAATCAGCTTGTGCTTGTAGCCGGCCAGGTCCACACCGGGCAGCGGCTTGAGCGTTGGCGTGGCCTCCTTGTCCATGTAATCCAGCAGGAACCTGGCGAACAGCGGGTCCTGGCACACCTCGTGCGCGTACCGGTAGCCGGCAAGGTAGCCGAAATAGCACAGGCCCTGGTGGCTGGCGTTGAGCAGGCGCAGCTTCATGAGTTCATAGGGTTCGACGTCGTCCACCACCTGGACGCCCACCTCGTCAAAGGCCGGACGCCCGAGCGGGAATTCATCCTCCAGCACCCACTGCTCAAAGTCCTCGCACACCACCGGCCAGGCGTCCTCCACCCCGAAGTCCTCCGCCACCATGGCCCGGTCCCCGTCAGTGGTAACGGGCGTGATCCGGTCCACCATGGAGTTGGGGAAGGCGACATTCTCCTGCACCCATTGGCCAAGTTCCGGATCCCGGAGGCGTGCAAAGGCCGTGAACATTTTGGCGGCAACGTCTCCGTTGCCCTGGATGTTGTCGCAGGACATAACCGTGAACGGCGGCAGGCCGCGGTCCCGGCGCCGCACGAGGGCCTCGGTGACAAGCCCGAACACTGTGGATGGAACCGCCCCGGGAGCCAGATCGGCCGCTACGGCGGGGTTGTCGGCGTCGAATTCACCGGTGACATGGTGGAAGTTGTACCCGCCCTCAGTGATGCTCAGGGAGACAATCCGCGTCCCGGGCGCCGCCATCTTTTCGATCACGGCTTCCGGATCCTCCGGTGCCAGGAGGTATTCGATGATGGAGCCGATCACCCGGCCCTCCCGGATGCCGTCAGGGTTCTTGACCACCAGCGTGTACAGGCAGTCCTGGTTTTCCATCACCGTTTTCATGGCCGCATCGGCAGGCAGGACTCCCACTCCGCAGATGCCCCAGTCACTTGCGCCGCCGGCGTTCATCAGGCGGTCCACGTACATGGCCTGGTGTGCGCGGTGGAATCCGCCCACGCCAAAGTGGACAATTCCGACGGTGATGTTCGACCGGTCATAGGACGGGACGGACAGGTTTGGGGAGAGGCCGGACAAAGTGGCGGCACTGAGTTTGCTCATGATCACACCTGGGGACGGGGCGGATAGGTGCGGATAAATCTAGCATGTGAGCGCCGCGGTGCCGATCATATGAGCGCACTCCGCGAAGTCCGTCCGGCACGCTGCCAAGGGTGTGATTTGGATTACATCCATCGTTAAGTAAGGCTGGCTCTATTCATTCGGCAGCAGACTTACTACTCACCGGGGATTGAATAATGAACACAGCACGGGCAGTTGTTCCCATGGCACCGGCATCCGAGGAGGTTGGCTGGCTCGGATCCGTGGATTCCGCAATCAACTCCGTGTTTGAGCCGATCTCGGACCTTTTCAACGCAGTCGTGTTTTTCCCTGTCACCATCGGCGATCTCAGTTTTCCGATTGTTGTCGCGTGGCTCATCGTGGCCGGCGTGGTTTTCACCTTCTACTTTGGCTTCATCCAGTTCCGCGGATTGAGGGTCGCCGCGCAGGTGGTCCGCGGAAAATTCTCCTCCAAGGATGATCCGGGTGAAGTGCCGCATTTCCAGGCCCTCACCTCCGCCCTGTCCGGCACGGTGGGGCTGGGTAACATCGCCGGTGTTGGTGCGGCCATGGCCCTGGGCGGACCGGGCGCAACGTTCTGGATGATCCTTGCCGGGCTGCTGGGCATGGCCTCAAAGTTCGCGGAATGCACGCTCGGCGTGAAGTACCGCGAGGTCCATGAAGACGGCTCCATCAGCGGCGGTCCCTTCAAGTACCTGCCGGTGGCCTTTAGGCGGCTGGGCCGGTGGCCGGCCAGGATCCTCACCGGGACCTTTGCGGTGGCCATCCTGATTTTTGGAATTGCCGGCGGCAATATGTTCCAGGCCAACCAAACGTTCGCGCAGATCCAGAATGTCACCGGCGGTGACGACGGCCTGCTCGGCAGTGCCGGGGCTGCTCTGATATTCGGACTGGTGCTGGCTGCCATGGTGGCAGTGGTCATCCTTGGCGGGATCAAATCCATTGGCGCCACCACCTCCAAACTGGTGCCGGCCATGGGCGGCGTCTACATCCTGGCCTGCCTGTTTGTCATCATCGTCAACTTCGAGAACGTTCCGGCAGCGTTCGGAGCCATTGTGGAGGGCGCCTTCCGGCCTGAGGGTTTTGCCGGTGGCATTCTCGGCGTGATGATCGTCGGCTTCCAGCGCGCGTCCTTCTCGAACGAAGCCGGAGTCGGATCCGCCGCCATCGCCCACTCGGCGGTCAAGACCCGCCGTCCGGTCAGCGAAGGATTCGTGGCGCTCTTCGAGCCGCTCGTGGACACCGTCCTTATCTGCACCATGACCGCACTGGCCATCATCATGGCGTCCACCCCGAGCCTGCAGGCAGGCATTGACCAGGTGCAGGGCGGCGGGGATGCGCCCGACGGCGTGATCCTCACCTCCGACGCCTTCGCCACCGTCCTGCCATGGTTCCCGGTTGTCCTCTCCATCGCCGTCGCGCTCTTCGCATACTCCACCCTGATCACGTGGTCCTACTACGGGCTGAAGTCCTGGGAATACCTCTTTGGTCGCGGCCGGCGCCGGGAAATCGCCTATAAGGTCATCTTCCTGACCTTCACCGTGGCGGGCTGCGTGCTCTCCTTCAGCCAGGTCATCAGCTTCGCCGACGCCGCGCTGTTTGTCTGCGCGTTCGTGAACCTGCTCGGCGTGTACCTGCTGCTGCCGGTTATCAAGCGGGAAATGAAGGAATACCTGGCGGACCGCAGGAGCGGCAAGCTGGAGCTGCTCGGCATAGATGAGCAGGACATCAAGGACGCAGCCCCTGCCGGTTGAGTTCCGCCGGTCCCGGCCTCAGGGCCTCCTGAGCCGCCGCGAGTCAATACCCGTGTAGCCTCGGAGCAACGTGCCGGGCAACAGTGGGGGACATCATCATGGCTGCATCTGGAATTGGTGTGATTTTCGGTCTTCTCTACTTTCTGGCCGTGGCCGCGGTGGCGGTCCTGGTGGTGTGGGCGCTGGTGCTGCTGATCATCTTCCTGAGGCTGCTGATCGCTGAAATGCGCGCTGCCGCGGGTTCGGCCGGAAGTCCCGGCCTCCCCGGCTAGGCCGCGGCGCCCACGGGCGGAACCGGGCAGGTGACGGTCGACACAATCCGGCTGTCCCATTTTAGGAACCGCCGCCGTGAAAGTAGTGTCTTATCCATGGCCCCCTTTCGAAACAGCCGCGCCGCGTCGCTGCCCGCAAAACTGTCCCGTTCCTGGCTGCTTGCATCTGCGGCAAACGAAGCGAATTTTGCTCCCGCGCTGGTGTCCGAAGCGGACTCAGTGGTGTTCGACATGGAAGATGCAGTTCCCGCAGCCGGCAAGGCGGAGGCCCGCGAACGCGTCGTTGAAGCCCTCTCCACCGGCATGACCGCCTGGGTGCGCGTCAACGGCATCGAAACCGACTACTGGGCTGATGACCTGGCCGCACTGTCTAAGGCTCCGGGCCTGCGCGGCGTCATGCTGGCAATGACCGAAAAGCCTGAACAGGTGACCCACACCGCCATGCGGCTGCAGGCCGGCACCCCGGTCCTCGCCCTGGTGGAGTCCGCCCTGGGCATCGAGAACGCGACGGCGATTGCCTCCGCTCCCGGCACCTTCCGCCTCGCCTTCGGCGTCGGCGACTTCCGCCGCGACACCGGCGCCTCCGACGATCCGATGGCGCTGGCCTACGCCCGTTCCAAGCTGGTGGTTGCCTCCCGCGTCGGCCAGCTGCCCGGTCCCATTGACGGCCCCACCGTTGGCGCCCTGGGCGAGAAGCTGCTTGAAGCCTGCAAGGTCACCCAGTCCATGGGCATGACCGGCAAGCTGTGCCTGATGCCCGACGCCGC
This genomic interval from Arthrobacter citreus contains the following:
- a CDS encoding CoA ester lyase, encoding MAPFRNSRAASLPAKLSRSWLLASAANEANFAPALVSEADSVVFDMEDAVPAAGKAEARERVVEALSTGMTAWVRVNGIETDYWADDLAALSKAPGLRGVMLAMTEKPEQVTHTAMRLQAGTPVLALVESALGIENATAIASAPGTFRLAFGVGDFRRDTGASDDPMALAYARSKLVVASRVGQLPGPIDGPTVGALGEKLLEACKVTQSMGMTGKLCLMPDAADTINQGLSPSESEVQWAHELLEAHAAGAVVGDGSYLPRLARAQKISSLADSYGLWNA
- a CDS encoding ChaB family protein; this encodes MPKTGKNDSAKKSELPSTLQRSGKLAQDTFAKTYDSAVEEYGDGERAARTAYAALKHTHEKVGDHWEPKEESGPSDAKAAGGRNSSGDTAGGVDANASKEHLYEVASKLDISGRSTMNKDELVKAIQKANEKETRKAREG
- a CDS encoding sugar ABC transporter substrate-binding protein, yielding MRLGRSGSVRTRRAGRKAAAASVAALALALSGCGGDSAAGPEEIVVAIVSNPQMTDAISLEDNFREQYPDVDARFVSLPENEARAKITASVATGGGEFDVVMISNYETPMWAENGWITNLQEYADSTEGYDPDDFVPNIREALSYEGDLYSVPFYGESSFLAYREDIFEAEGLVMPERPTWEDVANFAERLHDPDNGFSGICLRGLAGWGEVMAPLSTMMNTYGGGWFDEDWNATLDSPEVEAAVTDYVDLVRTSGQPGAATSGFGDCLTQYSQGTAAMWYDATSMVSSVEDPASSLVVGKTGYAQAPVEETESSGWLYSWSLAIPETSQKKDAAWDFISWMTNKDYIKLVGEEISWERVPPGSRLSTYEIPEYAEVAENYAEPTLSAMAGASQETSMVGGVPYPGLQFVGIPEFQDLGTRVAQQISAAIAGQKTVAEALEQSQRYAETVAESYQSGENQ
- a CDS encoding sugar-binding transcriptional regulator, with the translated sequence MHHSKVEIARAYGISRFQVARHLEEALALGIVHIDVHFPAPGSGVEPGRLADILGVEHVRITPTGADDLTTREAMAHRAAAELMAVAFPNATLGISWSRTLDLAARHVTDLPPSNIVQLAGALPVPGSGNSLELIQSLGRHPGVKTWPLWAPLVVENADTAESLRRQPEIADTLGRADGLDAAVVAVGAWMPGLSTVWNRVDNRLRLQAARAGAVAECSGRLLDAAGQPVNSELEDRVLAVTVSQLQHTPKVVAVAQGAARADAVRAVLKAGFVTTLLVDEELAAALSGEAGTV
- a CDS encoding alanine/glycine:cation symporter family protein → MNTARAVVPMAPASEEVGWLGSVDSAINSVFEPISDLFNAVVFFPVTIGDLSFPIVVAWLIVAGVVFTFYFGFIQFRGLRVAAQVVRGKFSSKDDPGEVPHFQALTSALSGTVGLGNIAGVGAAMALGGPGATFWMILAGLLGMASKFAECTLGVKYREVHEDGSISGGPFKYLPVAFRRLGRWPARILTGTFAVAILIFGIAGGNMFQANQTFAQIQNVTGGDDGLLGSAGAALIFGLVLAAMVAVVILGGIKSIGATTSKLVPAMGGVYILACLFVIIVNFENVPAAFGAIVEGAFRPEGFAGGILGVMIVGFQRASFSNEAGVGSAAIAHSAVKTRRPVSEGFVALFEPLVDTVLICTMTALAIIMASTPSLQAGIDQVQGGGDAPDGVILTSDAFATVLPWFPVVLSIAVALFAYSTLITWSYYGLKSWEYLFGRGRRREIAYKVIFLTFTVAGCVLSFSQVISFADAALFVCAFVNLLGVYLLLPVIKREMKEYLADRRSGKLELLGIDEQDIKDAAPAG
- a CDS encoding sugar ABC transporter permease encodes the protein MTSLVDKHHQKVRRGAEQRQSRGISRAEGWRRRGPLLPALVFTLIVTQVPFLFTIWYSLQNWNLLNPEGDRFVGLGNYVEIFADSTFRQAALNSVIFTLGCVFFAMLLGIVFALLLDRSFAGRGVVRTLLITPFLIMPVAGSLLWSVSILNPSYGLLNWLIGLVGISPVDWTSTHPIASILMSLVWQWTPFMMLLVLAGLQAQPKDVLEAAQVDGAGWWRTFISVTLPQLRRYIELGILLGAIYVVNTFDQIYLMTAGGPGTASANLPFYIYQRAFLGFDIGQAAAMGVVVVIATIIVATFALRLIFRSFDVKD
- a CDS encoding mannitol dehydrogenase family protein; this translates as MSKLSAATLSGLSPNLSVPSYDRSNITVGIVHFGVGGFHRAHQAMYVDRLMNAGGASDWGICGVGVLPADAAMKTVMENQDCLYTLVVKNPDGIREGRVIGSIIEYLLAPEDPEAVIEKMAAPGTRIVSLSITEGGYNFHHVTGEFDADNPAVAADLAPGAVPSTVFGLVTEALVRRRDRGLPPFTVMSCDNIQGNGDVAAKMFTAFARLRDPELGQWVQENVAFPNSMVDRITPVTTDGDRAMVAEDFGVEDAWPVVCEDFEQWVLEDEFPLGRPAFDEVGVQVVDDVEPYELMKLRLLNASHQGLCYFGYLAGYRYAHEVCQDPLFARFLLDYMDKEATPTLKPLPGVDLAGYKHKLIERFSNEYVRDTLARLCAESSDRIPKWLLPVIRENLAAGGEIHRSAAIVASWARYAEGIDEQGEPITVVDRLREPLMAAAAHNREEPLAFVSNRELFGDLASNDRFVRAYTGALDTLHDDGARATVQSLVTDPATDTDWATDPDR
- a CDS encoding carbohydrate ABC transporter permease codes for the protein MPARRGRSRTGGSLLTALTWIIAIGFFSPVLWMVLTSFKQESAAASNPPTFFFSPTLDQYRAVLDAGAGSYFVNSMIATGVSTILVVIMAVPASYALSIRPVKKTQDVLFFFISTRMLPVVAVIMPIYVIAGQLKVLDNIWTLVVLYTSMNLPIAVWMMRSFFQEVPGEVLEAAQMDGAGLLKTLWRVLMPMVAPGLAATALICVIFAWNEFFFALNLTAARSATVPVFLVSQMTSEGLYLAQLSAASVLASLPVVIAGWVAQKQLVRGLSMGAVK